A part of Pristiophorus japonicus isolate sPriJap1 unplaced genomic scaffold, sPriJap1.hap1 HAP1_SCAFFOLD_61, whole genome shotgun sequence genomic DNA contains:
- the LOC139255450 gene encoding probable G-protein coupled receptor 139 produces MLPIEYAQRICYMIIAVIGVPVNLVAIVILSRGKCGLSNCTTRYLVAMAAADLLVVITEVILWRISWYYFTGSFLDITPVCSVTFFLTRVSTDCSVWFTVIFTFDRFVAVCCQKLKTKYCTGRTAAVVLATSCILHCSKDVPHYFTLGPAELVDNVPWECIPIPAYYTEPGWMGFNWFDTVLTPLLPFAVILLLNAMTVRHILVASRVRKGVRSESKGENGSDPEMESRRKSVILLFTISGSFILLWLIYVIDSLYYSITGTYPGDYNDSLYTFQQIGYILQNFSCCTNTFIYGVTQSKFREQLKSAMTYPVTSIIQLFNGQNN; encoded by the exons ATGCTTCCAATTGAATATGCCCAGCGAATATGCTACATGATCATTGCAgtcattggtgttcctg tgaatttagtggcgattgtgatcctgtcccggggaaagtgcgggctgtccAACTGCACTactcgttacctggtggccatggcagcggcggatctactggttgtTATCACTGAGGTAATACTTTGGCGGATCAGTTGGTATTATTTCACGGGATCTTTCCTGGATATCACCCCTGTGTGTAGTGTTACTTTTTTCCTGACCCGTGtttccacagactgttctgtctggttcaccgtaattttcacctttgatcgatttgtggccgtttgttgccagaagctgaaaaccaaatattgcaccgggagaactgcggctgtggttctggcaacaagctgcattctgcaCTGTTCAAAAGACGTTCCTCACTATTTTACACTTGGACCTGCGGAGTTAGTCGACAATGTGCCGTGGGAATGTATACCAATCCCAGCCTATTATACTGAACCCGGATGGATGGGATTTAACTGGTTTGATAcggttttaaccccactgctcccattcgctgtaattttgttgctcaacgctaTGACAGTCAGACATATTTTAGTGGCTAGTCGAGTCCGGaagggagtgaggagtgagagcaagggggagaatggcagtgacccagagatggagagcaggaggaagtctgtaattttactcttcaccatatccggcagcttcatactgctgtggctgatatATGTTATAGATTCCTTATATTATAGCATTACAGGAACATATCCCGGTGATTATAATGATTCTTTATACACCTTTCAACAAATCGGATATATACTGCAGAATttcagttgctgcacaaacacatttatttacggggtgacccagtccaagttcagagagcagttgaagagcgcgatgacatatccggttacctcaattatacaattaTTTAATGGTCAGAATAACTGA